The Calliphora vicina chromosome 3, idCalVici1.1, whole genome shotgun sequence genome contains a region encoding:
- the slif gene encoding cationic amino acid transporter 3 has protein sequence MAKLWNALTRRKTDDVIESESKLARVLTLLDLTALGVGSTLGLGVYVLAGSVAYNIAGPAVTLSFLIAAVASAFAGICYAEFAARVPKAGSAYVYSYVTIGEFVAFTIGWNLVLEYVLGTASVARGLSGYFDSLIDKNMSKALTEAVPIKVDFLGEYPDFLAFGVVLLLTGLLAFGVKESSFLNNIFTTVNIITILIVIIAGSINANTENWSIPQDKVPAGFGTGGFMPFGFAGVMAGAAKCFYGFVGFDCIATTGEEAINPKRNIPLAIVISLIIIFLSYFGVSTVLTMMIPYFDQDHDAPFPAAFDAIDWITVKWIVTIGAIFALLTSLLGSMFPLPRVLYAMGNDGIMFKRLAKVNDYTQTPLIATIISGFFAAVMALIFDLDQLIEMMSIGTLLAYSIVAICVLVLRYQDEDMEKEVTVTMPTVIKQFFNGNSYRVPNVLSSAITKIGVVLFGVISVLWCSLDKIFVFGSTDSIIALSVVGIVLIIIVVIIGYQPVSTLELTFKVPLVPVIPCLSVFANLYLMFQLDIQTWIRFLIWVAIGFLIYFVYGIRHSTQITRNKNHAEAAMKMQRTNEAYEPDWKLENGKTEKM, from the exons ATGGCAAAATTATGGAATGCTTTAACTCGGCGGAAAACCGATGATGTCATCGAAAGTGAATCGAAATTGGCGCGTGTCTTAACTCTGCTCGATTTAACGGCTCTTGGTGTGGGTAGTACTTTGGGTTTGGGTGTTTATGTGCTGGCTGGTTCAGTGGCATACAATATAGCCGGTCCGGCTGTGACTCTATCATTCCTCATAGCAGCTGTTGCCTCGGCCTTTGCGGGCATATGTTATGCAGAATTTGCTGCCAGAGTTCCAAAAGCAGGCAGTGCTTATGTTTATAGTTATGTGACCATAGGAGAATTTGTGGCCTTTACAATTGGTTGGAATTTGGTGCTGGAATATGTGTTAG GTACTGCTTCTGTGGCCAGAGGTTTAAGTGGCTACTTTGACTCTCTAATCGATAAGAATATGTCTAAGGCCTTAACCGAGGCGGTGCCCATAAAAGTGGATTTTTTGGGTGAATATCCTGACTTTTTGGCTTTTGGCGTGGTCTTGCTGTTAACAGGTTTATTGGCCTTTGGTGTTAAGGAATCTAGTTttcttaataacatttttaccaCTGTCAATATCATAACAATCTTAATTGTCATCATAGCCGGCAGTATTAATG CTAATACCGAAAACTGGTCCATACCCCAAGACAAAGTACCAGCTGGCTTTGGTACTGGTGGTTTTATGCCTTTCGGTTTTGCCGGTGTCATGGCTGGTGCCGCCAAGTGTTTTTATGGTTTTGTGGGTTTTGATTGTATTGCCACCACTGGTGAGGAGGCCATTAATCCCAAACGCAATATTCCCTTGGCCATCGTTATTTCCCTGATCATTATCTTTTTGTCGTATTTTGGCGTTTCTACCGTTTTAACCATGAtgattccctattttgatcaaGATCATGATGCTCCCTTCCCGGCCGCTTTTGATGCTATAGATTGGATTACGGTTAAATGGATTGTGACAATTGGTGCGATTTTTGCATTGTTAACCAGTTTGTTGGGCTCCATGTTTCCGTTGCCTCGTGTTTTGTATGCCATGGGCAATGATGGTATTATGTTTAAGAGATTGGCCAAGGTCAATGATTATACTCAGACACCTTTGATAGCCACCATTATATCGGGATTTTTTGCTG CTGTCATGGCTTTAATATTCGACTTGGATCAATTGATCGAGATGATGTCCATTGGAACTCTATTGGCCTATAGTATTGTAGCCATTTGTGTATTAGTTCTTCGCTATCAAGATGAGGATATGGAGAAAGAGGTTACCGTTACCATGCCCACAGTTATTAAGCAATTCTTCAATGGCAACTCGTATCGTGTGCCAAATGTATTGTCTTCAGCCATTACGAAAATCGGTGTGGTTCTCTTCGGGGTCATCAGTGTTTTATGGTGCAGTTTGGATAAGATATTCGTTTTCGGTTCCACCGATAGTATTATAGCGCTTAGTGTAGTGGGAATTGTACTAATAATTATTGTAGTCATTATTGGCTATCAACCAGTTTCCACTTTAGAGTTGACATTTAAAGTACCTCTTGTACCTGTAATACCCTGTCTTAGTGTATTTGccaatttgtatttaatgttcCAATTGGATATACAAACCTGGATTAGATTTTTGATATGGGTAGCCATTggtttcttaatttatttcGTATATGGCATAAGACATTCGACACAGATCACCAGAAATAAAAATCATGCCGAGGCAGCCATGAAAATGCAGCGTACAAATGAGGCCTACGAACCGGATTGGAAGTTGGAAAATGGTAAAACCGAAAAGATGTAA